From a region of the Mucilaginibacter auburnensis genome:
- a CDS encoding bifunctional riboflavin kinase/FAD synthetase, translating to MKVYHHINDFTPVKNAVVTIGTFDGVHVGHRKIIAQIKELADAVGGETVILTFFPHPRMILNPEDESLKLITTINEKAKLLEQLGVDHLIITPFSRDFSNQSAEDYIRDVLVKKIGTSKIVIGYDHRFGKDRQGGLTDLLKLAPVYGFEVIEITEQDINDVAVSSTRIREALAAGNFELANACLGYPFFITGKVMRGDRIGTQIGFPTANIAIEEQYKLIPGDGIFAVKVLVKGETFTGMAYIGSRPTVNGHTRNIEVNLFDFNQDIYGETIRMEFYHYVRGDMKLNGLDELKARIAMDKEDILAYFNKH from the coding sequence ATGAAAGTCTACCACCATATAAACGATTTTACGCCGGTTAAAAACGCGGTTGTTACCATTGGCACCTTCGATGGTGTACACGTTGGTCACCGTAAAATAATTGCGCAGATAAAAGAACTGGCAGATGCAGTAGGCGGCGAAACGGTTATACTGACTTTCTTCCCTCACCCACGGATGATCTTGAATCCGGAGGATGAAAGCCTTAAACTCATCACTACCATCAATGAAAAGGCCAAACTGCTGGAGCAACTGGGCGTTGACCATTTGATCATTACCCCTTTCTCGCGCGACTTCTCTAACCAAAGCGCAGAAGATTACATACGTGATGTACTGGTTAAGAAAATTGGCACCAGTAAAATTGTTATAGGTTACGACCACCGCTTTGGCAAAGACAGACAAGGCGGCTTAACCGATCTGCTTAAACTGGCACCCGTTTATGGTTTTGAGGTAATAGAAATTACAGAGCAGGATATTAATGATGTTGCGGTTAGTTCTACCCGCATCCGCGAAGCTTTGGCAGCAGGTAATTTTGAACTGGCTAATGCCTGCCTGGGGTACCCATTTTTTATCACCGGCAAAGTAATGCGTGGCGACAGGATAGGTACGCAAATAGGCTTCCCTACTGCCAATATTGCTATTGAGGAACAATATAAACTCATACCCGGCGATGGTATTTTTGCGGTAAAGGTTTTAGTTAAAGGTGAAACTTTTACCGGAATGGCTTACATAGGTTCGCGCCCAACAGTTAACGGGCATACACGTAATATTGAGGTTAATCTGTTTGATTTTAACCAGGATATTTACGGCGAGACCATCCGCATGGAATTTTACCACTACGTGCGCGGCGATATGAAGCTGAACGGTTTAGATGAACTTAAAGCTCGTATTGCCATGGATAAGGAAGATATTTTGGCCTACTTCAACAAACATTAG
- a CDS encoding putative sensor domain DACNV-containing protein yields MLSEPTYIPARVVAQTIEEHFATHLAEARADGAINLGFDPSASVIEAVIDVCFWASLRKEEGKSPKISLALLPPDQAIHPLVFGNRLRLTPHNLTKLAPAVESPGIHLGVWYDGEELYVWGTTLAIPGICMVLEVVEPGMLVVKHSRIDGFGKFVNIAVLKGDEIKVIDEQNTGLLHCPGLITSLANMPSFLLEESVNIIVELAAAMRSHKRGGLVLIVSAYTEDWMKSIVQPMAYPVTPPFTGVTALMHTNATERQREGWREALHRAIDTVGGFTAVDGATIINRDYEVLAFGAKVARSESGSPVEEIITTEPVIDSVPRYVQPSKSGGTRHLAAAQFVHDQRDAIALVASQDGHFTVFAWAPDMNMVHAHRIDTLLL; encoded by the coding sequence ATGTTATCAGAACCTACGTATATACCGGCCCGCGTTGTGGCACAAACTATTGAAGAACATTTCGCTACACACCTGGCGGAGGCACGTGCCGACGGCGCTATCAATTTGGGCTTTGACCCATCTGCCAGTGTTATTGAAGCTGTTATAGATGTATGTTTTTGGGCCAGTTTACGTAAGGAAGAAGGCAAATCGCCTAAAATATCGTTAGCCTTGCTACCGCCCGATCAGGCCATACACCCCCTGGTTTTTGGCAATCGTTTGCGCTTAACGCCGCATAATTTAACCAAACTGGCACCGGCGGTTGAAAGTCCGGGTATACATTTGGGCGTATGGTATGATGGGGAGGAATTATATGTTTGGGGAACTACTTTAGCCATACCGGGCATTTGTATGGTTTTAGAAGTTGTTGAGCCGGGCATGCTGGTAGTAAAACATAGCCGTATTGATGGCTTTGGCAAATTTGTAAACATAGCTGTACTTAAAGGCGACGAGATAAAGGTTATTGACGAACAGAATACCGGTTTACTGCATTGTCCGGGCCTCATTACTTCATTGGCCAACATGCCATCTTTCCTGCTGGAAGAATCTGTTAATATCATAGTGGAGCTGGCTGCAGCCATGAGGTCACACAAACGCGGTGGCCTGGTTTTGATCGTATCTGCTTACACCGAAGATTGGATGAAGTCTATTGTTCAACCCATGGCCTACCCTGTAACACCACCTTTTACCGGCGTTACGGCGTTAATGCACACCAATGCCACCGAAAGACAACGCGAGGGCTGGCGGGAAGCACTTCACCGGGCTATTGATACCGTTGGCGGCTTTACGGCAGTTGACGGAGCAACCATCATAAACCGCGATTATGAGGTACTGGCTTTTGGTGCCAAAGTTGCCCGCTCTGAATCGGGTTCGCCTGTAGAAGAGATCATTACTACCGAACCGGTTATTGATTCGGTACCGCGTTATGTGCAGCCAAGCAAGAGTGGCGGCACAAGACACCTGGCAGCTGCCCAGTTTGTGCACGATCAGCGCGACGCCATTGCGCTGGTAGCATCGCAAGACGGGCATTTTACCGTTTTTGCCTGGGCGCCGGATATGAACATGGTGCATGCACACAGGATAGATACGTTGTTGTTGTAG
- a CDS encoding DUF4097 family beta strand repeat-containing protein, with protein sequence MKTLKTLILLFTCIAVYRPAMAQTEQKAQLTIALSDPGKPYRINVSLLKGSINVAGYDGKDIIVEILPDASKSKAQTSEAGGMRVIGGSSNSVVANEKSNRVNISGSVNGKSSDLKIRIPRNASSIKLATVNGGSITANDVGGDIEVNNVNGGIKLTNVSGSVVANTTNGNLMVAFKSADPNAAMAFSTFNGVVDVTLPATLKANVKLHTDHGDVLSDFDVAVAPSTPSVTKSKDGTFRYSDQEWLTGKIGGGGPELMMKTYNGNIYIRKAK encoded by the coding sequence ATGAAGACTTTAAAAACCCTTATACTACTCTTTACCTGCATTGCGGTTTACCGGCCGGCAATGGCTCAAACCGAACAAAAAGCACAGCTCACCATTGCGCTTAGCGACCCGGGCAAGCCTTACCGTATCAACGTAAGCTTGTTAAAAGGCTCTATTAACGTTGCAGGCTATGACGGCAAAGATATTATTGTGGAAATATTGCCTGACGCTTCAAAATCTAAAGCTCAAACCAGTGAAGCTGGTGGCATGAGAGTAATAGGCGGCAGCAGCAATTCTGTTGTGGCTAATGAAAAAAGTAACAGAGTAAACATATCGGGCAGCGTTAACGGCAAAAGCAGCGATCTAAAAATAAGAATCCCCCGCAACGCAAGCAGCATCAAACTTGCCACTGTAAACGGAGGTTCTATTACTGCCAATGATGTTGGCGGCGATATCGAAGTAAATAATGTTAATGGCGGTATAAAATTAACCAATGTATCCGGCTCAGTAGTTGCCAATACTACTAACGGCAATTTAATGGTTGCATTTAAATCCGCTGATCCTAATGCGGCAATGGCATTCAGCACATTTAACGGTGTTGTTGATGTTACTTTACCCGCCACTCTCAAAGCTAACGTAAAATTACACACAGATCATGGAGATGTTTTAAGCGACTTTGACGTAGCGGTAGCTCCAAGCACGCCCTCTGTAACCAAAAGTAAAGATGGCACATTCAGGTATAGCGACCAGGAATGGCTTACCGGCAAAATTGGCGGCGGTGGCCCCGAACTAATGATGAAAACCTACAACGGTAATATTTACATCCGCAAGGCTAAGTAA
- a CDS encoding DUF4097 family beta strand repeat-containing protein, whose translation MKKILWILLLAVCGNAFAQKKGEFTASSHISKQFTLKATAAKTKFAVYNTFGSITIEGYNGNEVIIEAEQTIRANTTEDLEKGKIEFKADFIQTADSIIAYNAKPENNRPEFRAERARMQERPRYYVQLNYTVKVPNNINLRAVTINNGNISINNVYGVLNIDNVNGSINITNAKGATDATTVNGQLTATFLAVPADASHYKTINGKIEVTYPITFAGDVQYKSFNGQFYTNFENTQSVVTDATKQKNNSGETVYKLNKNNRLRIGNGGKLSTFETLNGNIYLKKI comes from the coding sequence ATGAAAAAGATATTATGGATACTGCTTTTAGCAGTATGTGGCAACGCTTTTGCCCAAAAAAAGGGAGAATTTACGGCATCAAGCCACATCAGTAAGCAGTTTACGCTGAAAGCAACAGCCGCAAAAACAAAATTTGCGGTGTACAATACCTTCGGAAGCATTACTATTGAAGGCTATAATGGCAATGAGGTGATCATTGAAGCAGAACAAACCATCCGCGCCAATACAACCGAAGATCTGGAAAAAGGCAAGATCGAATTTAAGGCCGATTTTATTCAAACTGCTGATAGTATAATTGCTTACAACGCCAAACCAGAAAACAACCGGCCGGAGTTCAGGGCCGAGCGTGCAAGGATGCAGGAACGGCCAAGATATTATGTTCAATTGAACTATACGGTTAAAGTGCCTAATAATATCAATCTTCGCGCTGTTACCATAAACAACGGCAACATCAGCATAAATAATGTTTACGGCGTTTTAAACATTGATAATGTAAATGGCAGCATTAACATTACCAACGCAAAAGGCGCTACTGATGCCACAACCGTTAATGGCCAACTAACGGCCACCTTTTTAGCTGTACCTGCCGATGCCAGCCATTACAAAACCATTAACGGAAAAATAGAGGTAACCTACCCTATCACCTTTGCCGGCGATGTGCAATACAAAAGTTTTAACGGACAGTTCTACACCAATTTTGAAAACACCCAAAGTGTGGTTACCGATGCAACTAAACAAAAAAACAACTCGGGCGAGACGGTTTATAAATTAAACAAGAACAACCGGTTGCGTATTGGCAACGGGGGCAAGCTATCCACCTTTGAAACGCTGAACGGAAATATCTACCTCAAAAAAATATAA
- the truB gene encoding tRNA pseudouridine(55) synthase TruB, translating into MNETEIKEKVFDFAAGELLLVNKPYKWTSFDVVGKIRNSFKPLKLKVGHAGTLDPLATGLLIICTGKMTKQIDSFQAEEKEYTGTMVLGATTPSYDMETEVDQTFNIDALTEEQIHAACAQFMGDIQQYPPAHSAVKIDGERLYEKARRGEDVELRLRNVTITEFEITRVELPEVDFRVVCSKGTYIRSLVNDFGKALNNGAYLSRLRRTRSGNFKVDNAWEVMELVNMIRAQKSDTELLTK; encoded by the coding sequence GTGAACGAGACCGAGATCAAGGAAAAAGTATTTGATTTTGCTGCCGGCGAATTATTGCTGGTTAACAAACCTTACAAATGGACCAGCTTTGATGTGGTTGGCAAAATACGTAACTCCTTTAAACCTCTTAAATTAAAGGTGGGCCATGCCGGCACGCTTGACCCATTGGCCACCGGCCTGCTTATTATCTGCACCGGCAAAATGACCAAGCAGATCGATTCCTTTCAGGCGGAGGAAAAAGAATATACCGGCACCATGGTATTGGGTGCCACTACCCCATCATACGATATGGAGACGGAAGTGGACCAAACATTTAACATTGACGCATTAACTGAAGAACAGATCCACGCTGCCTGTGCTCAGTTTATGGGCGACATTCAGCAATACCCACCGGCACATTCCGCAGTAAAAATTGATGGCGAGCGCTTATACGAAAAAGCCCGCAGAGGCGAAGATGTTGAGTTGCGCCTGCGTAACGTCACCATAACCGAGTTTGAAATAACCCGCGTTGAACTGCCCGAGGTTGACTTCAGGGTGGTTTGCAGCAAAGGCACCTATATCCGGTCGTTAGTGAATGATTTTGGTAAGGCACTTAATAATGGCGCTTACCTGTCAAGGTTAAGACGCACCCGCAGCGGCAATTTCAAGGTTGATAACGCATGGGAAGTGATGGAACTGGTGAACATGATAAGAGCGCAAAAAAGTGATACCGAATTATTGACTAAGTGA
- a CDS encoding RNA polymerase sigma factor has product MLRVKAGNLDLMGLLFKRHHKMLFNFLYHMTYQRDVAEDMTQQVFYRMLKYRDSFTGSGEFTHWMYTIARNIIKDQGRKRKLPMAGEHIDDMVDQVPGHSHVEEAFEKKQAAEQLRNAMNTLSEGEREILSLSKFQELKNQEVAEILGISEGAVKVRLHRAMHQLKQIYLTTLNKERYEM; this is encoded by the coding sequence ATGCTGAGAGTAAAGGCCGGCAACCTTGACCTGATGGGACTGTTATTTAAACGCCATCATAAAATGTTGTTCAACTTTCTGTATCACATGACGTATCAGCGCGATGTTGCCGAAGACATGACGCAACAGGTATTTTACCGCATGCTAAAATACCGCGACAGCTTTACCGGCAGCGGTGAGTTTACGCACTGGATGTACACCATAGCGCGTAATATCATCAAGGATCAGGGGCGCAAACGCAAGCTGCCAATGGCCGGCGAGCATATTGATGACATGGTTGACCAGGTTCCCGGTCACTCGCATGTGGAGGAAGCTTTTGAGAAAAAGCAGGCAGCAGAGCAATTGCGCAACGCCATGAATACGCTGAGCGAAGGTGAGCGTGAAATACTATCGCTTAGCAAATTTCAGGAGCTGAAGAACCAGGAGGTGGCAGAAATACTGGGGATAAGCGAGGGCGCGGTTAAAGTGCGGTTGCACAGAGCCATGCATCAGCTTAAACAAATTTATTTAACAACATTAAACAAAGAGCGATATGAAATGTGA
- a CDS encoding ABC transporter substrate-binding protein gives MAELTEYERERLELIEHKLKFISEKPLVACINGKFDVQHADFQVNQLIELAGGKALLFAEGQQAHDAVVEQNADLLIILPEGGSALSAMALVPDFLSQPGFSDINAIKGNRVYIIDADIFNDEDMHKVDKVELLAEIIYPKQFIFGYEGRGWIKFGL, from the coding sequence ATGGCTGAGCTAACCGAGTACGAACGCGAGAGATTAGAATTAATTGAGCATAAATTAAAGTTTATCAGCGAAAAACCGCTTGTGGCCTGCATAAACGGAAAGTTTGATGTTCAGCATGCCGATTTTCAGGTTAATCAGCTAATTGAACTGGCGGGTGGTAAAGCATTATTGTTTGCCGAAGGGCAGCAGGCTCATGATGCTGTAGTTGAACAGAACGCTGATCTACTGATCATTTTACCCGAAGGTGGGTCCGCCTTGAGTGCGATGGCATTGGTACCCGATTTTTTGAGCCAACCCGGATTTAGTGACATAAATGCCATTAAAGGCAACCGCGTTTACATTATTGATGCCGATATTTTTAATGATGAAGACATGCACAAGGTTGATAAAGTTGAACTGTTGGCAGAGATCATCTATCCTAAACAATTCATCTTTGGTTATGAAGGCCGGGGATGGATCAAGTTTGGTTTATAA
- a CDS encoding DUF2157 domain-containing protein, translated as MTKLKIDRQESEFLNEAISRWEKDGLLDADKAAELRNSYEVKGFDWMRLAKYSFWIALICGGVSFTFLIVNDAVVNWLKNLYYTPDIVISIISGAAAAFLFYWGRRREKLYPEKVFSNEAVVFTGVLFTACCIAYLGKTFDNGSRHYSVLFLLSVFVYGFLAWRMQSKLIWLFALVSLGSWFGTETGYQTRWSDYFLGMNYPLRFVVFGLILVAACQLLRNKKWFACFWEHTYVVGLLYLFLSLWMLSIFGNYGNLDAWYNIKQITVLYWGVISVLFSGGFLLYGLKRSDNIAREFGITFLIIFIYTKYFEYFWDNINKAVFFAILAASFWLIGRKAEKIWNLKSKAA; from the coding sequence ATGACCAAATTAAAAATAGACAGGCAGGAAAGCGAATTTTTAAACGAAGCTATTTCGCGTTGGGAAAAAGACGGTTTGCTTGATGCCGATAAAGCCGCGGAGCTGCGTAATTCTTATGAAGTGAAAGGCTTCGACTGGATGCGTTTGGCTAAATATTCTTTTTGGATAGCGCTGATATGCGGCGGGGTATCATTCACCTTTCTGATAGTTAATGACGCAGTGGTGAACTGGCTGAAAAACCTTTACTACACACCCGATATTGTAATAAGTATAATCTCCGGCGCAGCGGCGGCATTTCTATTTTACTGGGGCCGTCGTCGTGAAAAACTATATCCCGAAAAGGTTTTCAGTAACGAAGCGGTTGTATTTACCGGTGTATTATTTACCGCCTGTTGCATTGCCTACCTCGGCAAAACCTTTGATAACGGCTCGAGGCATTACTCCGTTCTATTCCTGCTATCGGTTTTTGTGTATGGTTTTCTGGCCTGGCGCATGCAATCTAAACTTATCTGGCTGTTCGCGCTGGTATCGTTAGGAAGTTGGTTCGGCACCGAAACAGGCTACCAAACCCGCTGGAGCGATTACTTTTTGGGAATGAACTATCCGCTGCGCTTTGTGGTATTCGGGTTAATTTTAGTGGCGGCTTGCCAGCTATTGCGTAACAAAAAGTGGTTTGCCTGCTTTTGGGAGCATACTTATGTGGTTGGCTTGCTTTATCTGTTCCTTTCCCTTTGGATGCTCAGCATATTCGGCAACTATGGCAACCTTGACGCATGGTATAACATCAAACAGATAACGGTCCTTTATTGGGGAGTTATATCGGTTTTATTTTCGGGTGGGTTCCTGCTTTACGGGTTGAAACGAAGTGATAATATAGCGAGGGAATTTGGCATTACATTCCTCATCATATTCATCTATACCAAATACTTTGAATACTTCTGGGACAATATCAACAAGGCTGTATTCTTCGCCATCTTAGCCGCATCGTTTTGGCTGATAGGCAGAAAAGCTGAGAAAATATGGAATTTGAAAAGTAAGGCTGCTTAG
- a CDS encoding outer membrane beta-barrel family protein, translating into MSSKIIAFLSAWLCFALNFAAAQTTPGKIAGRVNEPTGEPAIAATVKLLKQQGSTAAASMQTDINGRFVFNDVKPGDFVVEVTAVGYATYRSALIRITTSSGVANLPVITLQKSDVKLDEVNITAERDVIEQKVDRTVVNIGSSISSTGASALEVLEKMPGVLIDQSGNITFKGKTGIMVMIDDKPTYLSGDNLANYLRSIPASQLAQIELMPNPPARYDAAGNAGIINIKTKKSNKVGFNGTINASAGKAAYPFTNESLSLNYRKGKFNFFANAAFNLQNYYRRLDLNRRYFDNAGAQTGSYTEEAYFRSKSKNGNVKLGLDYDLSAKTTLGIVLSGNLTIGRTPNPVTSILRNAAGNVDSTIIADNNTWNNNKNGGINFNVLHRFDSLGRSLSIDLNYLGYNNRSRQIFQNTSFDKFGVPSAGQHIIDTLPTRINIYTAKVDYSHPLKNKAIFSAGVKTSYVNTDNAARYYNISNSGAQTVDIGRTNQFLYKEAIQAAYLNFNKEWSRLSFQTGLRMEYTDARGHQLAKTKGADSSFVNKYLSLFPTVYLQYKLDTTGKHAINASFGRRIDRPGYQDLNPFVVVLDKYSAFVGNPFLRPQYSNNYALNYTYKKLLTVGLLYAITSNFQVEHDYQDGDIFYASSINLGKTISKGINANLTWSPAKWWNFSLYAQLYRNSYEGQLKNSYLTSARTFFYSTTTSQFTFGKGWSGELTAFYQTRNVWGQFASLERKQVNIGLQKKILNNKGAIKLSARDIFRSNFSAGEITNLGNMKATYRNDNANRNVVIGFSYNFGSKPATQRTRETGAETEAGRAKN; encoded by the coding sequence ATGAGCTCAAAAATTATCGCTTTTTTAAGCGCCTGGCTTTGCTTTGCTCTCAATTTTGCCGCAGCCCAAACTACTCCCGGCAAAATAGCAGGCCGGGTAAATGAGCCTACCGGCGAACCGGCAATAGCTGCAACAGTTAAACTGCTCAAACAACAAGGGTCAACGGCTGCAGCCAGCATGCAAACAGATATTAACGGCAGGTTTGTTTTTAACGATGTTAAGCCCGGCGATTTTGTAGTTGAAGTTACAGCCGTTGGTTACGCAACCTACCGCAGCGCTCTGATCAGAATAACCACCTCGTCGGGCGTTGCGAACCTGCCTGTTATCACACTGCAAAAATCTGATGTGAAACTGGATGAAGTTAACATAACCGCCGAGCGGGATGTGATAGAGCAGAAAGTTGACCGCACGGTGGTAAACATTGGTTCGTCTATAAGCTCAACCGGTGCCAGCGCCTTAGAGGTTTTGGAGAAAATGCCCGGCGTGTTAATAGACCAGAGCGGCAACATCACTTTTAAAGGCAAAACAGGTATTATGGTGATGATAGATGATAAGCCGACCTATCTATCAGGCGATAACCTGGCTAACTACCTGCGCTCTATCCCGGCGTCGCAATTGGCTCAGATAGAACTGATGCCCAACCCACCTGCCCGGTATGATGCCGCGGGCAATGCAGGTATTATCAATATCAAAACCAAAAAATCTAACAAAGTTGGTTTTAACGGCACCATCAATGCTTCGGCGGGTAAGGCTGCTTACCCGTTCACCAATGAGAGTTTATCATTGAACTATAGAAAGGGTAAATTCAACTTTTTCGCTAACGCGGCATTCAATCTGCAAAACTATTACCGCCGGCTTGACCTTAACCGGAGATACTTTGATAATGCAGGCGCTCAAACAGGCAGTTATACAGAGGAAGCATACTTTCGCTCAAAATCCAAAAACGGCAATGTTAAGTTAGGACTTGATTATGACCTGTCTGCTAAAACTACTTTAGGTATAGTATTATCCGGAAACCTTACAATTGGCCGCACGCCAAACCCGGTTACAAGTATATTAAGAAACGCTGCAGGCAATGTAGACTCAACTATTATAGCGGATAACAACACGTGGAATAACAATAAGAACGGCGGCATTAATTTCAACGTGCTGCACCGGTTTGACAGCCTGGGCCGGTCGTTAAGTATTGACCTTAATTACCTTGGATATAATAACCGCAGCCGACAAATTTTTCAAAATACGTCTTTTGACAAATTTGGAGTGCCATCGGCAGGGCAGCATATTATTGACACCTTGCCCACCCGAATCAACATTTATACAGCAAAGGTAGATTATTCTCATCCCCTAAAAAATAAAGCTATTTTTTCTGCCGGTGTTAAAACCAGCTATGTAAACACAGATAATGCTGCGCGCTACTATAATATCAGCAATAGCGGTGCGCAAACTGTTGATATTGGCCGTACCAATCAGTTTTTGTACAAGGAGGCTATACAGGCCGCGTACCTTAATTTTAACAAAGAGTGGAGCAGGCTATCATTTCAAACCGGCTTGCGAATGGAATACACTGATGCGCGCGGGCATCAGCTGGCCAAAACTAAAGGGGCCGACTCATCCTTTGTAAACAAGTATTTGAGCCTGTTTCCAACAGTATACCTGCAATATAAATTAGATACCACCGGAAAACATGCCATTAATGCCTCGTTTGGCAGGCGCATTGACCGCCCGGGTTATCAGGATCTGAACCCGTTTGTTGTGGTGTTAGACAAATACAGCGCGTTTGTGGGTAATCCGTTTCTGCGCCCGCAATACTCCAACAATTACGCGCTTAATTATACTTACAAAAAACTACTTACAGTGGGCCTATTATATGCAATCACCAGTAACTTCCAGGTAGAGCATGATTATCAGGACGGTGATATTTTTTATGCCAGTTCTATTAACCTGGGTAAAACCATCTCAAAAGGCATAAACGCCAATCTTACCTGGTCGCCTGCCAAATGGTGGAATTTTAGTTTGTACGCCCAACTTTATCGTAACAGCTATGAGGGGCAGCTTAAAAACTCCTACCTTACATCGGCACGCACATTTTTTTACAGCACTACCACCAGTCAGTTTACCTTTGGCAAAGGCTGGAGCGGCGAGTTGACCGCGTTTTATCAAACACGTAATGTTTGGGGACAGTTTGCCAGTCTGGAGCGCAAACAGGTTAACATTGGTTTGCAAAAAAAGATATTAAATAACAAAGGCGCTATAAAGCTAAGCGCGAGGGATATCTTCAGAAGCAACTTTTCAGCCGGCGAAATCACCAACTTGGGCAACATGAAAGCTACCTATCGTAACGATAATGCCAACCGTAATGTGGTGATAGGTTTTAGCTACAATTTCGGCTCCAAACCAGCAACGCAAAGAACACGGGAAACCGGGGCGGAAACAGAAGCCGGCAGAGCGAAAAATTAG
- a CDS encoding LysE family translocator — protein sequence MIVLTFFLGLIANFIGYVPPGNINLTLVRITINRGFKEALRFITAFSIVEFFFTFCIMHAAKWLSEQVHLDVLIDWVMFALFLTLGIITWLSRNKPPKTKYSNHASIKYGLLLGLINPMQVPFWMICGTYLITHEWILDGTVELIVFSLGSAFGSFLCLFLYAEFARYIQNKFALSTRLINTAVAVLFFSFAAYHLGKRVYLAVKPKPATQQTAHSN from the coding sequence ATGATCGTACTTACATTTTTCCTGGGTTTGATAGCCAATTTTATTGGCTATGTACCACCGGGAAATATTAACCTTACATTAGTACGCATCACCATTAACCGCGGCTTTAAAGAAGCGCTGCGTTTCATCACGGCTTTCTCTATAGTTGAGTTTTTCTTCACATTTTGCATTATGCACGCAGCTAAATGGCTGTCTGAACAGGTGCATCTGGATGTGTTGATAGACTGGGTGATGTTTGCCTTGTTTCTAACCCTTGGCATAATAACCTGGTTAAGTCGTAACAAGCCGCCTAAAACCAAATACTCCAACCATGCCAGTATAAAATATGGTTTGTTGCTTGGGCTAATTAACCCAATGCAGGTGCCTTTTTGGATGATCTGCGGCACTTACTTGATTACACATGAGTGGATTTTGGATGGTACCGTGGAACTGATAGTTTTTAGTTTGGGTTCCGCATTCGGTTCATTTTTGTGCCTGTTTTTATATGCGGAATTTGCGCGCTATATTCAGAATAAATTCGCGTTGAGTACCCGATTGATCAATACGGCGGTTGCCGTACTATTTTTTAGCTTTGCAGCGTATCATTTGGGTAAAAGGGTTTATCTGGCTGTTAAACCAAAACCGGCAACACAACAAACCGCTCACAGCAACTAA
- a CDS encoding HEAT repeat domain-containing protein has translation MKCEHYEELFMGKLQNSLTGAQLAELDQHLKACPACRTELAALTTVWQHMAVIEAPEPPANMEADFNAMLNNFKQKEAVKNASAGLFDRLKQLWNKPTAWPVSYQFALILISFFCGYLVFWQGKGGEQDKQLSQLATEVNELKQTMMLAMLENPSASERIKAVSYTEELKTADQQVIAALLTTLNNDPNVNVRLTTLEALAKLANHPEVREGLIRSVSQQESPLMQSAIADVMLKLQEKRAVKPLKKLLKDPELNEGVREKVTETINSLI, from the coding sequence ATGAAATGTGAGCACTACGAAGAATTGTTTATGGGCAAACTGCAAAACAGCCTTACCGGGGCGCAGTTGGCGGAGTTGGACCAGCATTTAAAAGCCTGCCCGGCCTGCCGCACGGAACTGGCTGCATTAACAACGGTTTGGCAGCATATGGCAGTGATTGAAGCACCCGAACCGCCAGCAAACATGGAGGCCGACTTTAATGCCATGCTGAATAACTTTAAACAAAAAGAAGCAGTCAAAAACGCATCGGCTGGGTTGTTTGATCGTTTAAAGCAGCTTTGGAACAAACCAACTGCATGGCCGGTTAGCTACCAGTTTGCGCTGATACTGATAAGTTTTTTTTGTGGATACCTGGTGTTTTGGCAAGGCAAAGGCGGTGAGCAGGATAAACAACTATCGCAATTAGCTACCGAAGTAAATGAGTTGAAACAAACCATGATGCTGGCCATGCTGGAAAACCCATCGGCATCTGAGCGGATAAAAGCTGTGAGCTATACCGAAGAATTAAAAACCGCCGATCAGCAGGTAATTGCCGCGCTACTCACCACCCTGAATAACGATCCCAATGTGAATGTGCGTTTAACCACATTGGAAGCACTGGCCAAACTCGCTAACCATCCGGAGGTTAGAGAAGGTTTAATCAGATCGGTATCGCAGCAGGAGTCGCCACTGATGCAATCTGCCATTGCTGACGTGATGCTCAAGCTCCAGGAAAAACGAGCGGTAAAACCACTGAAAAAACTACTTAAAGACCCGGAGTTGAACGAAGGCGTACGCGAGAAAGTAACAGAAACTATTAACAGTTTAATCTAA